The sequence below is a genomic window from Colletotrichum destructivum chromosome 4, complete sequence.
CAGCCGCACGCACGCGCGCTCTGCACGAGAACGCCCAGGTCAAAAGTCGGACCATACAGACCAGAACACACAACAACCGACACGTCGCCAATTCTTGCCTTTCCCTTCTCGGCTCCCGCCAGACGCCGCCATGGGCCTCACCGTCCTACCCGCTTTAATCCCCGACATCCCCAAGGTATACGATGCCTACTTTGGGGCTTTCAAGGGGTCGGTgatcctcgacatcctcttTCCCACGGGCATTGACGAGGCCTTCCGCGAGGGGCACACAAAGCACACTGTCGACTACTGGCACAAGACGAACACTCAATACACCATCAAGtgcgtcgacgccgagacgggGGAGATCGTCGGCATGGCCCTGTGGGATGTCTTCCTCAAGGAGCGTACTCCGGAAGAATACCAGAGTCCCGGCGCCGTCTGGCTCCAGGGTGAACAGAGAGCCAGGGCTGACGAGTTGATCACCCCTCTCAATGAAGCCAAAGAAAAGATTTGGGGCGGCCGAAGATACGTTTGTGAGTGGATCCCGTGAACACCTCTGTCctcgtccccccccccccccctttgcgCCCCGAGGGATCTTGTGTGTGCCCCAGTCGCTGATGACTCATGTGTTTCGTTTCCCCCTCGGAACAGACTGTCATATTATTGCAGTGAAGCCTGAACACCAAAGACGAGGTGCCGGCGCTCTTTTGACAAAATGGGGTCTCGACATGGCCGAGCTGGCGGGGCTTCCCGTCTACCTCGAGTCGTCCGAGGAGGCTTTCGCACTTTACAAGCGGCTGGGTTTTGAGGTGCTCAAGGAAAAGATTGTGCACCGCGCAGGGCTGGTTGGCGCCGAAAAGGATGTCGAAGTCCCTCTGATGGTGAAAATGCCAtccgccgccaagggcctGGGTTTTGAGGAGTGGCGTGCTCGAGGATACCCGCCTTTCGAGTGAGCGCGTGGCTGGACCGGCTGCGAAGCCGGCAGTGTGAACGAATTCCTGTTACCACAAGGTAGAGAGAGGGTAGAGAGGCATTAAGATTTCAGGCGCCATGATTCTGGAAGCGCCAAGGTGAGG
It includes:
- a CDS encoding Putative GNAT domain, acyl-CoA N-acyltransferase — protein: MGLTVLPALIPDIPKVYDAYFGAFKGSVILDILFPTGIDEAFREGHTKHTVDYWHKTNTQYTIKCVDAETGEIVGMALWDVFLKERTPEEYQSPGAVWLQGEQRARADELITPLNEAKEKIWGGRRYVYCHIIAVKPEHQRRGAGALLTKWGLDMAELAGLPVYLESSEEAFALYKRLGFEVLKEKIVHRAGLVGAEKDVEVPLMVKMPSAAKGLGFEEWRARGYPPFE